GGGAAATCCTTTGTTTCCAAAACAAATTTTGATATAATAGAGCAAAATTAAAAAAGAGGGGGAATCCTAAAAATAGATTCCATGCCAATAGAAAGAGGTAAAATATGGACGCAAGAGAAATCTTATTGCAGGTACAAAAAGGGCAGGTTTCGGTAGAGGAAGCCGAGCAGTATTTCAGAAGACAGCCTTTTGAAGAAATGGGTTTTGCCAAGCTGGACACCCACCGGAAGATTCGTTCGGGCTTTGCGGAGGTGATTTTTTGCAGCGGCAAGAGCGATGCACACCTGCTAGACATCTTTGGACGGCTGTATGAGTCCGATGGGGAAGTCTTCGGTACCAGAGCTACCCCGTCTCAGTACGAGATCATTCGCGAAAAATATCCTCAGACCCAGTATGATAGCCTGTCCCGAATCATTAAAATTGAAAAGCCGGACAAAAAGCGGATTGGTAAGATTGCCGTCTGCACTGCCGGAACGGCAGACATTCCTGTAGCGGAAGAAGCCGCTCAGACCGCTGAATATTTCGGAAGCTACGTAGAGCGGATTTACGATGTAGGGGTCTGTGGTATCCATCGGCTTCTATCTCGGATTGAAACCATTCAGACGGCTAACTGTATTGTTGCGGTGGCGGGGATGGAAGGGGCTTTGGCCAGCGTTATGGCCGGATTGGTGGACAAGCCGATCATCGGCGTACCGACCTCTGTAGGCTACGGAGCCAGCATGAATGGATTGTCGGCGCTGCTGACCATGATTAACTCTTGTGCGAATGGCATCTCGGTCGTAAACATTGATAACGGATATGGAGCAGGCTATGTGTCCACCCAGATTAACCGGCTGGTAGCAGGGAAGTAA
The genomic region above belongs to Aminipila butyrica and contains:
- the larB gene encoding nickel pincer cofactor biosynthesis protein LarB translates to MDAREILLQVQKGQVSVEEAEQYFRRQPFEEMGFAKLDTHRKIRSGFAEVIFCSGKSDAHLLDIFGRLYESDGEVFGTRATPSQYEIIREKYPQTQYDSLSRIIKIEKPDKKRIGKIAVCTAGTADIPVAEEAAQTAEYFGSYVERIYDVGVCGIHRLLSRIETIQTANCIVAVAGMEGALASVMAGLVDKPIIGVPTSVGYGASMNGLSALLTMINSCANGISVVNIDNGYGAGYVSTQINRLVAGK